From Sceloporus undulatus isolate JIND9_A2432 ecotype Alabama chromosome 6, SceUnd_v1.1, whole genome shotgun sequence, one genomic window encodes:
- the AVL9 gene encoding late secretory pathway protein AVL9 homolog isoform X2, translated as MVLTTIKKALKVRQADITRETVQKSVCVLCQLPLYGLLQAKLQLITHAYFEEKDFSQISILKELYEHMNSSLGGSSLEGSQVYLGLSPRDLVLQFRHKVLILFKLILLEKKVLFYISPVNRLVGALMTVLSLFPGMIEHGLTDCSQYRPRKSITEDVSPLPDNYVSLSSVALSHTKLGMTEEQQTMSGNQKGGPQKVDVPLFQAEEHLPETQASKDTGQHLKLPFHTSPESSESDWETLDPSVLEDPILKEGEHEITAGQTEILPKESAVSETIPITVQPQPNAGHAVLVPGLISGLEEDQYGMPLAVFTKGYLCLPYMALQQHHLLSDVSIRGFVAGATNILFRQQKHLSDAVVEIEEALVHIHDPELRKILSPTTADLRFADFLVKHVTDNRDDVFLDGTGWEGGDEWIRAQFGSYLHALLAATLQPDSEKILSDFGTTFVAAWKNTHNYRVWNSNKHPALAEVNPSHPFQGQYSVSDVKLRLSHSVQNSERGKKIGNAVVTTSRNVVQTGRAVGQSVGGALTSAKSAMSSWLSNFTQSTQSLGE; from the exons ATGGTGCTCACAACTATCAAGAAG gcATTGAAAGTACGGCAAGCAGATATTACCCGAGAAACAGTACAGAAAAGTGTTTGTGTTCTATGTCAGCTG CCTCTATATGGGCTACTCCAGGCTAAACTACAACTCATTACACATGCCTATTTTGAAGAAAAAGACTTCTCACAGATTTCAATTCTTAAG gaactttaTGAACACATGAATAGCTCACTGGGAGGAAGTTCATTAGAAGGATCACAAGTTTATCTCG GTCTATCTCCACGTGATCTTGTCTTGCAGTTTAGACACAAG GTCTTGATTCTTTTTAAGCTGATTCTTCTAGAGAAAAAG GTTCTCTTTTATATCTCTCCAGTGAACAGGCTTGTGGGAGCACTTATGACTGTCTTATCACTCTTTCCTG GTATGATAGAGCATGGTCTTACTGACTGCTCACAGTACCGACCAAGAAAGAGCATAACAGAGGATGTTTCCCCTCTCCCGGATAATTATGTTTCCCTGTCTTCTGTGGCACTTTCACATACAAAACTTGGAATGACAGAGGAACAGCAGACTATGTCTGGAAACCAAAAAGGAGGTCCTCAGAAAGTGGATGTTCCTTTATTCCAGGCTGAGGAGCATCTCCCTGAAACACAGGCCTCCAAGGACACTGGGCAGCATTTGAAACTTCCATTCCACACTTCGCCAGAATCCTCTGAAAGTGACTGGGAAACCTTAGACCCTAGTGTTCTAGAGGATCCCATTTTGAAAGAAGGGGAACATGAAATCACTGCAGGACAGACTGAAATCCTTCCAAAAGAATCTGCAGTCTCTGAAACCATTCCAATTACTGTTCAGCCTCAGCCTAATGCAGGCCATGCAGTGCTTGTTCCTGGACTTATATCTGGTTTGGAGGAGGACCAGTATGGCATGCCATTAGCTGTTTTCACCAAG GGTTACCTTTGTTTGCCATATATGGCACTGCAACAACACCATCTCCTCTCTGATGTAAGCATTCGAGGCTTTGTTGCAGGAGCCACCAACATCCTCTTTCGTCAGCAGAAACATCTAAGTGATGCAGTTGTAGAG ATTGAGGAAGCTCTTGTCCACATCCATGATCCAGAGCTCCGAAAAATTTTGAGTCCTACAACAGCTGACCTGAGATTTGCAGACTTCTTAGTGAAACATGTAACTGACAACAGAGATGACGTATTCCTAGATGGCactggctgggaaggaggagatgAGTGGATCCGAGCCCAGTTTGGTTCATACCTCCATGCACTACTTGCTGCTACTCTACAGCCAG ACAGTGAAAAAATATTGTCAGACTTTGGAACAACATTTGTAGCAGCTTGGAAGAATACTCACAATTACAGAGTATGGAACAGCAATAAACACCCAGCTCTTGCAGAGGTAAATCCTAG TCACCCATTCCAGGGCCAGTACTCTGTTTCAGATGTAAAATTAAGATTATCACA tTCTGTTCAGAATAGCGAACGGGGTAAGAAGATTGGGAATGCTGTGGTTACTACCAGTCGGAATGTTGTACAGACAGGAAGAGCTGTAG GTCAGTCAGTTGGAGGAGCTCTCACAAGTGCAAAATCAGCCATGTCCTCATGGCTTTCTAATTTCACCCAGTCAACACAAAGCCTTGGGGAGTAA
- the AVL9 gene encoding late secretory pathway protein AVL9 homolog isoform X1: protein MERRGPAHGDLPNKPQSGAGLGKGPVVLHIAVVGFHHKKGCQVEFSYPPLIPGEGHDSHSLPEEWKYLPFLALPDGAHNYQEDTVFFHLPPRSGDRNTVYGVSCYRQIEAKALKVRQADITRETVQKSVCVLCQLPLYGLLQAKLQLITHAYFEEKDFSQISILKELYEHMNSSLGGSSLEGSQVYLGLSPRDLVLQFRHKVLILFKLILLEKKVLFYISPVNRLVGALMTVLSLFPGMIEHGLTDCSQYRPRKSITEDVSPLPDNYVSLSSVALSHTKLGMTEEQQTMSGNQKGGPQKVDVPLFQAEEHLPETQASKDTGQHLKLPFHTSPESSESDWETLDPSVLEDPILKEGEHEITAGQTEILPKESAVSETIPITVQPQPNAGHAVLVPGLISGLEEDQYGMPLAVFTKGYLCLPYMALQQHHLLSDVSIRGFVAGATNILFRQQKHLSDAVVEIEEALVHIHDPELRKILSPTTADLRFADFLVKHVTDNRDDVFLDGTGWEGGDEWIRAQFGSYLHALLAATLQPDSEKILSDFGTTFVAAWKNTHNYRVWNSNKHPALAEVNPSHPFQGQYSVSDVKLRLSHSVQNSERGKKIGNAVVTTSRNVVQTGRAVGQSVGGALTSAKSAMSSWLSNFTQSTQSLGE from the exons ATGGAGCGGAGGGGCCCAGCGCACGGCGACCTCCCCAATAAGCCCCAGAGCGGAGCTGGTCTTGGCAAAGGGCCGGTGGTGCTGCATATCGCAGTGGTCGGTTTCCATCATAAGAAGGGCTGCCAG GTTGAGTTCTCCTATCCTCCACTAATCCCAGGAGAAGGCCACGACAGTCACAGTTTGCCAGAAGAATGGAAATACTTGCCTTTCCTTGCATTGCCAGATGGTGCTCACAACTATCAAGAAG ACACTGTGTTTTTCCATTTGCCCCCAAGAAGTGGAGATCGAAACACAGTATATGGTGTCTCGTGCTATAGGCAGATTGAAGCTAAG gcATTGAAAGTACGGCAAGCAGATATTACCCGAGAAACAGTACAGAAAAGTGTTTGTGTTCTATGTCAGCTG CCTCTATATGGGCTACTCCAGGCTAAACTACAACTCATTACACATGCCTATTTTGAAGAAAAAGACTTCTCACAGATTTCAATTCTTAAG gaactttaTGAACACATGAATAGCTCACTGGGAGGAAGTTCATTAGAAGGATCACAAGTTTATCTCG GTCTATCTCCACGTGATCTTGTCTTGCAGTTTAGACACAAG GTCTTGATTCTTTTTAAGCTGATTCTTCTAGAGAAAAAG GTTCTCTTTTATATCTCTCCAGTGAACAGGCTTGTGGGAGCACTTATGACTGTCTTATCACTCTTTCCTG GTATGATAGAGCATGGTCTTACTGACTGCTCACAGTACCGACCAAGAAAGAGCATAACAGAGGATGTTTCCCCTCTCCCGGATAATTATGTTTCCCTGTCTTCTGTGGCACTTTCACATACAAAACTTGGAATGACAGAGGAACAGCAGACTATGTCTGGAAACCAAAAAGGAGGTCCTCAGAAAGTGGATGTTCCTTTATTCCAGGCTGAGGAGCATCTCCCTGAAACACAGGCCTCCAAGGACACTGGGCAGCATTTGAAACTTCCATTCCACACTTCGCCAGAATCCTCTGAAAGTGACTGGGAAACCTTAGACCCTAGTGTTCTAGAGGATCCCATTTTGAAAGAAGGGGAACATGAAATCACTGCAGGACAGACTGAAATCCTTCCAAAAGAATCTGCAGTCTCTGAAACCATTCCAATTACTGTTCAGCCTCAGCCTAATGCAGGCCATGCAGTGCTTGTTCCTGGACTTATATCTGGTTTGGAGGAGGACCAGTATGGCATGCCATTAGCTGTTTTCACCAAG GGTTACCTTTGTTTGCCATATATGGCACTGCAACAACACCATCTCCTCTCTGATGTAAGCATTCGAGGCTTTGTTGCAGGAGCCACCAACATCCTCTTTCGTCAGCAGAAACATCTAAGTGATGCAGTTGTAGAG ATTGAGGAAGCTCTTGTCCACATCCATGATCCAGAGCTCCGAAAAATTTTGAGTCCTACAACAGCTGACCTGAGATTTGCAGACTTCTTAGTGAAACATGTAACTGACAACAGAGATGACGTATTCCTAGATGGCactggctgggaaggaggagatgAGTGGATCCGAGCCCAGTTTGGTTCATACCTCCATGCACTACTTGCTGCTACTCTACAGCCAG ACAGTGAAAAAATATTGTCAGACTTTGGAACAACATTTGTAGCAGCTTGGAAGAATACTCACAATTACAGAGTATGGAACAGCAATAAACACCCAGCTCTTGCAGAGGTAAATCCTAG TCACCCATTCCAGGGCCAGTACTCTGTTTCAGATGTAAAATTAAGATTATCACA tTCTGTTCAGAATAGCGAACGGGGTAAGAAGATTGGGAATGCTGTGGTTACTACCAGTCGGAATGTTGTACAGACAGGAAGAGCTGTAG GTCAGTCAGTTGGAGGAGCTCTCACAAGTGCAAAATCAGCCATGTCCTCATGGCTTTCTAATTTCACCCAGTCAACACAAAGCCTTGGGGAGTAA